One Brassica napus cultivar Da-Ae chromosome C2, Da-Ae, whole genome shotgun sequence DNA window includes the following coding sequences:
- the LOC106380948 gene encoding transcriptional regulator ATRX homolog — translation MGKSSSSSKKLKRSSKEDPSKLRSVKKKKTKRSKSKKIRRIKDSSSDESQSDSSFYSSSSEGDYRREKKRRSKLSKKKRRSRKRYSSSSESDDDDIRLLKKKKRSKRKNERVVTKKKKKKRSRRDSSSSSTSSDEGSESDGMRITREKGRVKDASEEPDECWQVEDDVMTEKKNSKRLKSIVVVTYNYDDGDERKEGMVDDESDENVIVDDQRDGEATLSSPAHDNRRIGYDDFEEFTNSETSKASHPDNCLKGDDLEAILKKRALENLKRFRGESQRNGTVSKEVSSVSEGETRQTESETFEESQERLLLEQKPCVSEGDKDLEASQVENVKESGTGLADLPSQQSGDTVKVKAGPGISSCTTTKRKLIRPVLGQESVNLASRREAAACQDAEAESINGKSCPESSLALATKNVGESIEPTKVSSTSPPHTDTESLDENKGESQSEQRTSDESQYEKKTMTVMRGGEMVQVSYKVYIPKKTSSLGRRQLRR, via the exons ATGGGCAAATCTTCATCTTCCTCGAAGAAACTTAAACGCTCCTCTAAAGAAGATCCCTCTAAG TTGCGTtcggtgaagaagaagaagacgaagagaagCAAATCGAAGAAGATTCGTCGGATTAAAGACTCTTCTTCTGATGAGAGTCAATCAGATTCttctttctactcttctagCTCTGAAGGTGATTACAGGAGAGAGAAGAAGCGTAGGTCTAAACtaagcaagaagaagaggaggtcaCGGAAGAGGTATTCTAGTAGTAGCgagagtgatgatgatgatattcgtcttttaaagaaaaagaaaaggtcTAAGAGGAAGAACGAACGTGTAGtgactaagaagaagaagaagaagagaagtagGAGAGATTCGAGTTCAAGCTCCACTAGTAGTGATGAAGGCAGTGAGAGTGATGGAATGAGAATCACTAGAGAGAAAGGAAGAGTTAAGGATGCTTCAGAGGAACCTGATGAATGCTGGCAAGTGGAGGATGATGTAATGACTGAGAAGAAGAACTCCAAAAGGCTTAAATCGATTGTTGTGGTGACGTATAATTACGATGATGGTGATGAGAGAAAGGAGGGCATGGTGGATGATGAATCTGATGAGAATGTGATTGTGGATGACCAGAGAGATGGTGAAGCTACTCTCTCTTCTCCTGCTCATGACAACAGACGTATTGGATATGATGATTTCGAGGAGTTTACTAATTCTGAAACTAGCAAAGCTTCTCATCCAGACAATTGCTTGAAAGGTGATGACTTGGAAGCCATTCTAAAGAAAAGAGCCTTAGAGAATTTGAAAAGGTTTCGTGGAGAGTCCCAGAGGAATGGAACAGTTAGTAAAGAGGTCTCTTCTGTTTCCGAAGGAGAAACTCGGCAAACTGAATCTGAAACATTTGAAGAGTCACAAGAGCGCCTTCTCCTGGAGCAGAAGCCATGTGTTTCAGAGGGAGACAAAGATCTTGAGGCTTCACAAGTCGAAAATGTGAAGGAATCTGGAACAGGGTTGGCTGATCTTCCCTCTCAACAGTCTGGTGATACTGTCAAGGTTAAAGCTGGTCCTGGAATTAGCTCTTGTACAACAACCAAACGGAAGTTGATTAGACCGGTATTGGGGCAAGAAAGTGTAAACCTGGCTAGCAGGAGAGAAGCCGCTGCATGTCAAGATGCTGAAGCGGAGAGCATCAATGGCAAGAGTTGTCCAGAAAGTTCTTTAGCTCTGGCAACAAAGAATGTAGGGGAAAGCATAGAACCAACAAAAGTTAGCTCTACGTCTCCTCCTCATACTGATACTGAGTCATTAGATGAAAACAAAGGAGAGTCTCAGTCTGAACAGAGGACAAGTGATGAGTCACAGTatgaaaagaaaacaatgaCTGTGATGAGGGGTGGAGAAATGGTTCAG gtgaGTTACAAGGTCTACATTCCTAAGAAGACTTCTTCATTGGGAAGAAGACAATTGAGGAGGTGA
- the LOC106380949 gene encoding ribosomal protein L11 methyltransferase-like, whose amino-acid sequence MSAWQFIKHFPCTNLSRHILRVKPRRCFTSSTPPSSFSVTACLSTSSSSESFADAPYLSVRIHCPKHVVDSFSEALLCFGASSVAVDEDDDDEEDEDVTSGSSLASKEICIESIFPVNEEVKMCISQAANSIGLKEIPKFKVEMGDEQDWVTKNQESFQPIEIAERLWIVPEWTSPPVAEGVNIILNPGLAFGTGEHPTTKLCLLLLQSLIKGGEAFLDYGTGSGILAIAALKFGAASSAGVDIDPLAIKSASHNAALNNIPLEKLELHLAPSDNREMPLRKEQFDVVIANILLNPVMELADHILSFAKPGATIGISGILSEQLSSVKERYSPLLEDISVATIGDWVCMSGTKKRS is encoded by the exons atgtcAGCTTGGCAATTCATCAAACACTTTCCGTGCACGAATCTCTCCCGCCATATCCTCAGAGTCAAACCTCGCCGCTGCTTCACTTCCTCTACTCCTCCCTCCTCCTTTTCAGTCACCGCCTGTCTCTCTACATCTTCCTCATCTGAGTCCTTCGCTGATGCACCTTACCTCTCAGTTCGTATCCACTGTCCTAAACATGTCGTC GATTCTTTCTCGGAGGCTTTGTTGTGTTTTGGAGCGAGCTCAGTAGCTGTAGAtgaagacgacgacgacgaagaagatgaagatgtgaCTTCTGGGTCTTCTCTTGCTTCCAAAGAG ATTTGTATAGAATCAATATTTCCTGTGAACGAGGAAGTGAAAATGTGCATTTCACAGGCTGCAAACTCCATTGGCTTGAAGGAGATACCGAAATTCAAAGTTGAAATGGGTGATGAACAGGACTGGGTTACCAAGAACCAG GAATCGTTTCAGCCTATTGAAATCGCCGAGAGGCTTTGGATCGTACCTGAGTGGACTTCCCCTCCT GTCGCTGAAGGAGTAAACATAATTCTGAATCCTGGACTTGCGTTTGGGACTGGAGAACATCCCACGACTAAGCTGTGTCTATTGCTTCTACAAAGTTTGATAAAAGGCGGAGAGGCATTCCTAGACTACGGTACTGGTTCAGGAATACTTGCAATCGCAGCCCTCAAG TTTGGTGCTGCATCATCTGCTGGTGTTGATATTGATCCACTGGCAATTAAATCTGCTAGTCACAATGCAGCTCTGAACAACATTCCATTGGAGAAACTGGAGCTGCACCTTGCACCAAGTGATAATAGAGAGATGCCATTGCGAAAAGAACAGTTTGATGTGGTCATTGCAAACATACTCCTGAACCCGGTTATGGAACTGGCGGATCATATCCTTTCATTTGCGAAACCTGGGGCAACCATAGGCATTTCTGGGATCCTCTCTGAACAG CTTTCAAGTGTAAAAGAACGGTACTCTCCCTTATTGGAGGACATATCTGTGGCCACAATAGGTGATTGGGTTTGCATGAGCGGTACCAAGAAAAGGAGTTGA